In Persephonella sp., a single window of DNA contains:
- the rplU gene encoding 50S ribosomal protein L21, translated as MYAVIKTGGKQYKVEPEMLLRVEKLCAEPGEIVEFDASLVRDDQGNIKTEGKVEAEVVKHGKNKKVLVFHFKRKKNYKKLNGHRQPYTLIKIKEIKA; from the coding sequence ATGTATGCTGTTATAAAAACAGGTGGAAAGCAGTATAAGGTTGAACCTGAAATGCTTTTAAGGGTTGAAAAGCTGTGTGCAGAACCGGGGGAGATTGTTGAGTTTGACGCCTCTTTGGTAAGAGATGATCAGGGAAACATAAAGACAGAAGGCAAAGTTGAGGCTGAAGTAGTAAAGCATGGAAAAAATAAAAAAGTGCTTGTATTCCATTTCAAAAGGAAGAAAAATTACAAAAAGCTAAACGGACATAGACAGCCTTACACACTTATTAAGATTAAAGAAATAAAGGCTTAA